The Borreliella mayonii genome has a segment encoding these proteins:
- the rpmF gene encoding 50S ribosomal protein L32 has product MAVPKFKPSKSRSRTRRSINMRKKVPQFQECSNCGNLGVRHRICLKCGYYRNNQYLEIGL; this is encoded by the coding sequence ATGGCTGTTCCAAAATTTAAGCCTTCAAAATCTAGGAGTAGAACAAGGCGTAGTATAAATATGAGGAAGAAAGTTCCGCAATTTCAAGAATGTTCTAATTGTGGTAATCTTGGAGTGAGACATAGGATTTGTTTAAAGTGTGGGTATTATAGGAATAACCAATATCTAGAAATAGGTTTGTAG
- the acpP gene encoding acyl carrier protein, whose product MDNDEIFSKVRSIISEQLDKKEDEITIDSRFVEDLNADSLDIYELLYLLEEAFDDKIPENEANEFETVGDVVNFIKKRKG is encoded by the coding sequence ATGGATAATGATGAAATTTTTAGCAAGGTTAGGTCTATTATATCTGAGCAACTTGATAAAAAAGAAGATGAAATTACTATAGACTCTAGATTTGTTGAGGATCTTAATGCAGATAGTCTAGATATTTATGAGCTTTTGTATTTGCTTGAAGAGGCCTTTGATGACAAGATTCCAGAGAACGAAGCCAATGAATTTGAGACGGTAGGCGATGTTGTTAATTTTATTAAAAAGAGAAAAGGTTGA
- the rnc gene encoding ribonuclease III — MKKNSSDFCFGSERRAQLSEFLENLSIDFSNFDLLNTALSHSSYSNELDQKSSNNERLEFLGDSVLNLIITDHLYKTYPNKSEGELSKARSYIVSEDSLSNIAREINLGSYVLLGRGEESNDGRNKKGILADAIEAFVGAIYLDSGFSKATEFVVGLFDMSIRLMFNRGDFKDYKSLLQEYVQKKYKISPSYKLDKEIGPDHDKVFCVELYVGENFISNGRGKSKKEAEMRAAEIALKTMENISL, encoded by the coding sequence ATGAAAAAAAATTCTTCCGATTTTTGTTTTGGCAGTGAAAGAAGGGCTCAATTAAGTGAATTTTTGGAAAATTTGAGCATTGATTTTAGTAATTTTGATTTATTAAATACAGCATTGAGCCACTCGTCGTATTCTAATGAGTTGGATCAAAAATCTAGCAATAATGAAAGATTAGAATTTTTGGGCGACTCTGTGCTTAATTTGATTATTACAGATCATCTTTATAAAACTTATCCAAATAAAAGTGAAGGAGAGCTCAGCAAGGCTAGATCTTATATTGTCAGTGAAGATTCCCTATCTAATATTGCTAGGGAGATTAATCTTGGTTCTTATGTTTTACTTGGCAGAGGAGAGGAGAGTAATGATGGCCGCAACAAAAAAGGCATTCTTGCAGATGCTATTGAAGCTTTTGTAGGCGCTATTTATCTTGATAGTGGGTTTTCAAAGGCAACAGAATTTGTGGTTGGACTTTTTGACATGTCTATAAGATTGATGTTTAATAGGGGTGATTTTAAAGATTATAAGAGCTTGTTGCAAGAATATGTTCAAAAGAAATATAAAATCTCACCAAGCTATAAGCTAGACAAGGAAATAGGTCCAGATCATGATAAAGTTTTTTGCGTTGAACTTTATGTTGGGGAAAATTTTATATCAAACGGAAGGGGTAAATCTAAAAAAGAAGCCGAAATGAGAGCTGCTGAAATAGCTTTAAAAACTATGGAAAATATTAGCCTTTAA
- a CDS encoding CCA tRNA nucleotidyltransferase translates to MNLGKDNQNIIKIGKIFKKNNYEFYLVGGALRDLLLNKQPYDFDFATNATPEEIIKLFPNNIKTGIKHGTIGIIFNKKIFEITTYRIEKEYENNRAPKQVEYTKNLIKDLERRDFTINAIAMNIFNFNIIDCYDGKKDLNKKTIRCIGNPNKRLEEDALRILRAARFSSTLNFDIEKNTLISMKYKKENILMISKERIKNEFHKLLEGANIQKGIYYLKKVDFFKNFFNLEIKTKLIKKIVLLDKDKFYLKAITILTIKKPVKELKEKLTLLKFSNKEIKLILFYRSIIDNNNIFNVKKLSDIRHLLSKSTREHYKEIIDIYKALKGKKKKYLFIIKNIKRKKLLKNPLSLKDLKINGKDIQNLEQIENKNIGKILNILLSCVIENPKLNTKNYLIKKITTLKANIFHSF, encoded by the coding sequence ATGAATCTAGGCAAAGATAATCAAAATATAATTAAAATTGGTAAAATATTTAAAAAAAACAACTACGAATTTTATTTAGTTGGGGGCGCTTTAAGAGACCTACTACTTAATAAACAACCCTACGATTTTGATTTTGCAACAAATGCAACTCCTGAAGAAATAATAAAATTATTTCCAAATAACATTAAAACAGGAATAAAACATGGAACAATTGGCATTATTTTTAATAAAAAAATCTTTGAAATCACAACATACAGAATAGAAAAAGAATATGAAAATAACAGAGCTCCTAAACAAGTAGAATATACTAAAAATTTAATTAAAGATCTTGAAAGAAGGGATTTTACAATTAATGCAATTGCAATGAATATTTTCAACTTCAACATAATAGATTGCTATGATGGGAAAAAAGACCTTAATAAGAAAACAATAAGATGTATAGGAAATCCAAATAAAAGACTTGAAGAAGATGCCCTTAGAATACTTAGAGCAGCAAGATTTTCATCCACACTTAATTTTGACATTGAAAAAAATACTTTAATTTCAATGAAATATAAAAAAGAAAATATTTTAATGATTTCAAAAGAAAGAATAAAAAATGAATTTCATAAATTGTTAGAGGGCGCAAATATACAAAAAGGAATTTATTATCTTAAAAAAGTTGATTTTTTTAAGAATTTTTTCAATCTAGAAATAAAAACAAAATTAATCAAAAAAATTGTCCTGCTTGATAAAGACAAATTTTATCTAAAGGCAATCACAATATTGACAATTAAAAAACCCGTAAAAGAACTAAAGGAAAAATTAACCTTACTTAAATTCTCAAATAAAGAAATTAAGCTAATTTTATTTTATAGAAGTATAATTGATAACAATAATATTTTTAATGTAAAAAAATTAAGTGATATTAGACACTTGCTTAGCAAGAGCACAAGAGAACATTATAAAGAAATAATTGATATATACAAGGCACTCAAAGGAAAAAAGAAAAAATATTTATTTATAATAAAAAACATAAAAAGGAAAAAATTACTAAAAAATCCTCTCTCTTTAAAAGATTTAAAAATAAACGGAAAAGATATTCAAAATCTAGAACAAATAGAAAATAAAAATATAGGTAAAATTTTAAACATACTACTAAGCTGTGTAATTGAAAATCCCAAGCTTAATACTAAAAATTATCTTATAAAAAAAATTACAACCTTAAAGGCTAATATTTTCCATAGTTTTTAA
- the mltG gene encoding endolytic transglycosylase MltG gives MLIKIGKAFIFFFFLGSVLSIFIYFLNLSSLANGLAYEFNVEKGWGVKKIAKELKKRKLIKSELLLVFISYIFGSDKQFKEGRYLINGDFSTFEIYKEFLKGSSNVNIDVTIPEGYTSRRIAFKLKEFSVIDDVQDFIFLINKKSFIYELGLDYDSLEGFLFPDTYKFYKGIEIKNVVRMFVDNFLNKLKSIGVVLSDYSSKELYNRVIIASIVEREYRVKSEASIMSSVFYNRIKSGMALQSCATIEYVITEELGRSHPKRIYFSDLEINSPYNTYINKGYPPTPISNAGIISLQAAFFPKNTQYLFFVVKDSKLGTHQFSSDYSSHLLGAKDYIKNFITKD, from the coding sequence GTGCTTATTAAAATTGGTAAAGCATTTATTTTTTTCTTCTTTTTAGGATCTGTTTTGTCTATTTTTATATATTTTTTAAATTTATCTTCTTTGGCAAATGGCTTGGCTTATGAATTTAATGTTGAGAAAGGTTGGGGAGTTAAAAAAATAGCTAAAGAATTGAAAAAACGAAAATTAATTAAATCCGAACTGCTTCTTGTTTTTATTTCATATATTTTTGGTAGTGACAAACAATTTAAAGAGGGAAGATATTTAATTAATGGTGATTTTTCTACATTTGAAATATATAAAGAGTTTTTAAAGGGATCTTCTAATGTAAATATTGATGTTACAATACCCGAAGGATATACTAGCAGAAGAATTGCTTTTAAGCTTAAGGAATTTTCTGTTATTGATGATGTTCAAGATTTTATTTTTTTAATCAACAAAAAATCATTTATTTATGAGCTTGGCCTTGATTACGACTCTCTTGAAGGATTTTTATTCCCAGATACTTATAAATTTTATAAAGGTATAGAAATAAAGAATGTGGTTCGTATGTTTGTTGATAATTTTTTAAACAAGCTTAAATCTATAGGTGTTGTTCTTAGTGATTATTCAAGTAAAGAGCTTTACAATAGGGTAATAATAGCATCTATTGTTGAACGTGAGTATAGGGTTAAAAGTGAGGCCTCAATAATGTCTTCGGTTTTTTATAATAGAATAAAATCTGGTATGGCATTACAATCTTGTGCTACTATTGAATATGTTATTACAGAGGAGCTAGGACGAAGCCATCCTAAGAGAATTTATTTTTCAGATTTAGAGATAAATTCTCCTTATAACACATATATTAATAAAGGATATCCTCCTACTCCAATTTCAAATGCCGGTATTATTTCCCTGCAAGCAGCTTTTTTCCCAAAAAATACGCAATATTTATTTTTTGTGGTAAAAGACTCTAAGTTAGGCACACATCAATTTTCGTCAGATTATTCTTCACATCTTTTAGGGGCAAAAGATTATATTAAAAATTTTATTACTAAGGATTAA
- the dnaG gene encoding DNA primase, translating into MNYLQTAASIKSKFDIVAIVEHYIKLVKSGSTYKGLCPFHAERTPSFFVNPLQGYFYCFGCKKSGDVIGFLMDMEKINYNDALKILCEKSGICYDDLKISRESEKKNENKDIVSRIYFLNSRLINTIKFFLNKNKKALDYVLKSRAISKEVVDLFELGYLPFSVKNGLELYDFLVSKGYSFEILRKSGLFSKTNPKASILSQRLIFPIKDFKGNVVGFGGRDLDGRGSKYINLSETEVFKKKELLYGFYEGFDEIKSAKSVILVEGYIDVLAFFTSGIKRAVSTLGTAFSKEHLALIQRYADEIIFSFDGDDAGLSATLKAYQICLPFNINVSVVRMDFGRDPADVLKSEGVGSLQKILNNRCDAFEYLLDAYFSKYDLNKTVDLNAMINLFLNLINLSKVDTQKKIFLDKLSNKLGIGVTTLLKDYYRIKERFVVDNSKRNLYAHNDDSYERYLIVALLKNFSYFSIVRRNIIDSDLINIDARKIFMCFENLFENNKDFSLMDLKKKLKDTYKVSEFFFEEILNSEFEVDNEMLVHILLAIKRRKLDSRVLLCKKRCDGDSLVDARIQINELMFLNMQRKNLKIYINDIPGS; encoded by the coding sequence ATGAATTACTTACAAACGGCAGCTTCAATTAAAAGTAAATTTGATATTGTAGCTATTGTAGAGCATTATATTAAGCTTGTTAAATCGGGATCTACTTACAAAGGTCTTTGTCCTTTTCATGCTGAGAGAACTCCCTCTTTTTTTGTAAATCCTTTGCAAGGATATTTTTATTGTTTTGGATGCAAAAAGAGTGGGGATGTTATTGGATTTTTAATGGATATGGAAAAAATCAATTACAATGATGCTCTTAAGATTTTATGTGAAAAATCTGGTATTTGTTATGATGATTTAAAAATAAGTAGAGAAAGTGAAAAAAAAAATGAAAATAAAGATATAGTTTCAAGAATTTACTTTTTGAATTCTAGATTAATTAATACCATTAAATTTTTTTTGAATAAAAACAAAAAAGCTTTAGATTATGTTTTAAAGAGTAGAGCAATATCTAAGGAAGTCGTTGATTTATTTGAACTTGGTTATTTGCCATTTAGTGTTAAAAATGGTTTAGAGCTTTATGATTTTTTAGTTTCAAAAGGATACTCTTTTGAAATACTTAGAAAAAGTGGCTTATTTTCAAAAACAAACCCCAAAGCTTCTATTTTATCTCAAAGATTAATTTTTCCAATTAAAGATTTTAAAGGAAATGTTGTTGGTTTTGGGGGTCGAGATTTAGATGGGAGAGGTTCTAAGTATATTAATTTAAGTGAAACTGAAGTTTTTAAAAAAAAGGAGCTTCTTTATGGATTTTATGAGGGGTTTGATGAGATTAAATCTGCAAAATCAGTTATATTGGTAGAAGGATATATAGATGTTCTTGCTTTTTTTACATCTGGGATTAAGAGAGCTGTATCTACTCTTGGCACTGCTTTTTCAAAAGAACATCTGGCTTTGATTCAAAGATATGCTGATGAGATAATATTTTCTTTTGACGGGGATGATGCTGGACTTTCTGCAACTTTAAAAGCTTATCAAATTTGTTTGCCATTTAATATCAATGTTAGTGTTGTTAGAATGGATTTTGGTCGTGATCCTGCGGATGTTCTTAAAAGTGAGGGTGTAGGCTCTTTGCAAAAAATTTTAAATAATAGATGTGATGCTTTTGAATATCTTTTAGATGCTTATTTTAGCAAATATGATTTAAATAAAACTGTAGATTTGAATGCCATGATTAATTTATTTTTAAATTTGATAAATTTATCAAAAGTGGATACTCAGAAAAAAATTTTTTTAGATAAGCTAAGCAATAAACTTGGTATTGGTGTGACAACTTTATTAAAAGATTATTATAGAATAAAAGAAAGATTTGTAGTTGACAATAGTAAAAGAAATTTGTATGCTCATAATGATGATTCTTATGAGAGGTATCTAATAGTAGCTTTGTTGAAAAATTTTAGTTATTTTAGTATAGTAAGGCGCAATATTATTGATAGTGATTTAATTAATATCGATGCCAGAAAAATTTTTATGTGCTTTGAGAATTTATTTGAAAATAATAAAGATTTTTCATTAATGGATTTAAAAAAAAAATTAAAGGATACCTATAAAGTTAGTGAATTTTTTTTTGAAGAAATTTTAAATTCTGAATTTGAAGTGGATAATGAGATGCTCGTTCATATTTTACTTGCAATCAAGAGAAGAAAATTGGATTCTCGTGTTTTGCTTTGCAAAAAAAGATGTGATGGGGACTCTTTGGTAGATGCTAGGATTCAAATAAATGAGTTAATGTTTTTAAATATGCAGAGAAAAAATTTAAAAATCTACATAAACGATATTCCAGGGAGTTAG
- the rpoD gene encoding RNA polymerase sigma factor RpoD, with amino-acid sequence MSDFEKKYSKLVEGIITHLGDKKSLSFGELSNLLPDDILEPEILDCICSMLEDRGIRLVNKISELDLVGSEDGNDEEEEVEIESDRNFMILDDGFQSDEEDIDIDVKLDDCDEEDISVKDDLGSGYIKSNVLKDSHSEDPIKLYLKEIGKEFLLTGNQEVELAKQMDSGESIIENILKNEGLVIENYYNLVNTIYSRMEREEFFKREKDKDKESSPDYYNKKKRIASFYKIPLKPIQDRLISYVDNKHRVYELGGDIFEKNLKNERLALKELLRDIPLYQDELRIFSDDYIDSANKIKDLQRQQRIILSRLKIEKIRDLRVLGRDLTITEKKIEIEKSLKLKEDAIKEQITEAQLAQKELERIEMYYEYPTDKIISMSEEIAKGKQMMQHAKDQLIKANLRLVVSIAKKYANRGLHFFDLVQEGNIGLIKAVEKFEYKRGFKFSTYATWWIRQAITRSISDQARTIRVPVHMIEQINRLNRETRYLIQVLGKDPTDEELSDRLGWELKKVKTVKSVSREPVSLETPIGEEEDSVLSDFIEDKAIKNPANHTSFVVLQDQIRAILGTLPEREQEVVKMRFGLEDGYSLTLEEVGLHFNVTRERIRQIESKALRRLKNPKKTQKLKDYLEDLN; translated from the coding sequence TTGTCGGATTTTGAAAAGAAATATTCGAAGCTGGTAGAGGGTATTATTACTCATTTGGGAGATAAAAAATCTCTTAGTTTTGGTGAATTATCAAATTTGCTTCCCGATGACATATTAGAACCAGAGATTCTTGATTGTATTTGCTCGATGCTTGAGGATAGGGGAATAAGATTGGTTAATAAAATTTCTGAATTAGATCTGGTTGGCAGCGAAGATGGAAATGATGAAGAGGAAGAGGTTGAAATTGAATCTGATAGAAATTTTATGATTTTAGATGATGGTTTTCAAAGCGATGAAGAAGATATTGATATTGATGTTAAGCTGGATGATTGTGATGAAGAAGATATTTCTGTTAAAGATGATTTAGGTTCAGGGTATATTAAAAGCAATGTTTTGAAAGATAGTCACTCAGAAGATCCAATTAAGCTTTATTTAAAGGAAATAGGAAAAGAATTTTTATTAACAGGAAATCAAGAAGTTGAACTTGCAAAGCAAATGGATTCTGGGGAGAGTATAATTGAGAATATTCTTAAGAATGAAGGGCTTGTTATAGAAAATTATTATAATCTTGTAAATACTATTTACTCAAGAATGGAAAGGGAAGAGTTTTTTAAAAGAGAAAAAGATAAGGACAAAGAGAGTAGCCCAGATTATTATAATAAAAAAAAAAGAATTGCCTCTTTTTATAAAATTCCTTTAAAGCCAATTCAAGATCGTTTAATAAGTTATGTAGATAATAAGCATAGGGTATATGAGCTTGGGGGGGATATTTTTGAAAAGAATTTAAAAAATGAAAGATTAGCTCTAAAAGAGCTTTTAAGAGACATCCCTTTGTATCAAGATGAACTAAGGATTTTTTCAGATGATTATATTGATTCTGCTAACAAAATAAAGGATTTGCAAAGACAGCAAAGAATAATTCTAAGCAGGTTAAAAATTGAAAAAATAAGAGACTTGAGGGTGCTTGGAAGAGATTTGACTATTACTGAAAAAAAAATAGAGATAGAAAAATCTCTCAAACTTAAAGAAGATGCTATTAAAGAACAGATTACAGAGGCTCAGCTTGCTCAAAAAGAACTTGAGAGAATTGAGATGTATTATGAATATCCAACAGATAAAATAATAAGCATGTCAGAAGAGATCGCTAAAGGGAAACAAATGATGCAGCACGCTAAAGATCAGTTGATTAAAGCTAATTTAAGGCTTGTTGTAAGTATTGCTAAAAAATATGCAAACAGAGGTCTTCATTTTTTTGATCTTGTTCAAGAAGGCAATATTGGATTGATTAAAGCTGTTGAAAAGTTCGAATATAAGAGGGGTTTTAAGTTTTCAACTTATGCTACTTGGTGGATTAGACAGGCTATAACAAGATCTATTTCTGATCAAGCTCGCACAATTAGAGTTCCTGTGCATATGATTGAACAAATAAATAGGCTTAATAGAGAAACTAGATATTTAATTCAAGTTTTAGGGAAAGATCCCACAGATGAAGAGCTTTCAGACAGACTTGGATGGGAGCTTAAAAAGGTTAAAACTGTAAAAAGTGTTTCAAGAGAGCCTGTTTCTCTTGAAACACCAATTGGAGAAGAAGAAGATTCTGTTCTTAGCGATTTTATTGAGGATAAGGCAATAAAAAATCCTGCAAATCACACATCCTTTGTAGTTTTGCAAGATCAAATAAGAGCAATTCTTGGAACTCTTCCTGAAAGAGAACAAGAAGTTGTAAAAATGAGATTTGGACTTGAAGATGGCTATTCTTTAACTCTTGAAGAGGTTGGACTTCATTTTAATGTTACAAGAGAAAGAATTAGGCAAATTGAATCTAAAGCATTAAGGCGGCTTAAAAATCCCAAAAAAACTCAAAAATTAAAAGATTATCTTGAAGATTTAAATTGA
- a CDS encoding zinc ribbon domain-containing protein has protein sequence MENNIDTLKKLEVIYKSKFELEERRKSIPKYLETKKNQIEELSKVLVDLQQKFKEYQKEDSALKLDIQDINSRKSKAEEKIDSIKTQREYEALEKELQVIIDDEVTIRKKMTHVNGLKTKIEKEILDVNEKHSKEEECFRAESSSFELELLEIQNKLLEIEREELNCSSKMNEDFLFKFQRIIRNKSNGVVPLINNVCKGCHMILPVEFANKVRREPNDIKFCPYCSRILYYQDKIRISDEIIPGSLADLVE, from the coding sequence ATGGAAAATAATATTGATACATTAAAAAAACTTGAAGTTATATATAAGTCTAAGTTTGAGCTTGAAGAAAGGCGAAAAAGTATTCCCAAGTATTTGGAGACGAAAAAAAATCAGATTGAAGAATTATCAAAAGTTCTTGTTGATTTGCAACAAAAGTTTAAGGAATATCAAAAAGAAGACTCTGCTTTAAAGTTAGATATTCAAGATATTAATTCAAGAAAGAGCAAGGCAGAAGAGAAAATTGATAGCATTAAAACGCAAAGAGAATATGAAGCTCTTGAAAAAGAACTTCAGGTTATTATTGACGATGAAGTTACAATTAGAAAAAAGATGACACATGTTAATGGGCTTAAAACTAAAATAGAAAAGGAAATATTAGATGTCAACGAGAAGCATAGCAAAGAAGAAGAATGTTTTAGGGCTGAAAGTAGTAGTTTTGAGTTAGAGCTTTTAGAAATTCAAAATAAACTTTTAGAAATAGAAAGAGAAGAGTTAAATTGTTCTTCTAAAATGAATGAAGATTTTTTGTTTAAATTTCAAAGAATAATAAGAAATAAATCAAATGGAGTTGTGCCTTTGATTAATAATGTTTGTAAAGGTTGCCATATGATACTTCCTGTTGAATTTGCAAATAAAGTAAGACGTGAGCCCAACGATATTAAATTTTGTCCTTATTGCAGTAGAATACTTTATTATCAGGATAAAATTAGAATAAGTGATGAAATAATTCCTGGTAGTTTAGCAGACCTTGTTGAATAA